In the genome of Hymenobacter cellulosivorans, one region contains:
- a CDS encoding Crp/Fnr family transcriptional regulator, with product MLEHLRTYLQAKLPLTDEQFGALAPLLVPRHLARQQVLVQQGEVSRYGAFVVQGCLRSFVVDKKGKEHVLQFAPENWWIADQHSLMHHEPALFSIDALEESQVLLFGPDFYQQLPQLGPPFQSFFADLKQNSMQAMQKRLIATLSASAEERYLNFIRTYPSLAQRLPQRLIAAYLGITPESLSRIRKELARP from the coding sequence ATGCTAGAGCATTTGCGCACGTATTTGCAAGCCAAGCTGCCCCTGACCGACGAGCAGTTTGGCGCCCTGGCTCCGTTATTAGTGCCCCGCCACCTAGCCCGGCAGCAGGTGCTGGTGCAGCAGGGCGAAGTGAGCCGCTACGGGGCTTTTGTGGTCCAGGGTTGCCTGCGCAGCTTCGTGGTCGATAAGAAGGGCAAGGAGCACGTATTGCAGTTTGCCCCCGAAAACTGGTGGATAGCCGACCAGCACAGCCTAATGCACCACGAGCCGGCCCTATTTTCCATTGATGCCCTGGAGGAGTCGCAGGTGCTGCTGTTTGGCCCCGACTTCTACCAGCAGTTGCCTCAGCTGGGCCCGCCGTTCCAGTCGTTTTTCGCCGACTTGAAGCAAAACAGCATGCAGGCCATGCAGAAGCGCCTGATTGCCACGCTCAGTGCCTCGGCCGAGGAACGCTACCTGAACTTCATTCGGACCTATCCGTCCCTGGCTCAGCGCCTGCCCCAGCGGCTGATTGCCGCCTATCTGGGTATTACGCCCG